The following are encoded in a window of Palaemon carinicauda isolate YSFRI2023 chromosome 31, ASM3689809v2, whole genome shotgun sequence genomic DNA:
- the LOC137624995 gene encoding hemocyanin B chain-like translates to MKAFVFIALVASAAGWPSSNSGSLTGFQGDASGVSTAKKQQDINHLLWKVYEPLKYDDLKSIAASFKPEADGSIYKDAGVAARHLVKELKENMLLEQHHWFSLFNDRHREEALKLFDVFMNCKTWDCLVNNAAYWHEYVNEGEYVYALYTAVIHSELGKGVILPPLYEVTPHMFTNSEVIQKAYTAKMKNTPGKFEMKFTGTKKNKEQRIAYFGEDIGMNVHHVTWHMDYPFWWKDSYGHHLDRKGELFFWVHHQLTVRFDAERLSNWLDVVDELHWESPIAEGFSPETIYKYGGEFPARPDNVEFQDVDGVARVHDMIITETRVRDAIALGYITDKEGNIIDIMNDEGIDKLGDIIESSLYSPNVQYYGQLHNLAHIMLGRQSDPQGKYNRPPGVMEHFETATRDPSFFRLHKYMDNIFKEHKDLLPPYTKEDLDFAGVSVENIGIEGELKTYFEDYEFDLRNAVDSANGIEDVELKANVHRLNHKKFSFVADVNNNNGAEVLATFRIFLCPQYDNNLQEYTLNNGHWQCIEMDKFWKKLSPGGNHVVRKSTDSSVTVPDIPPFQTLIEAADQAVAGNGMLNLPGQGRSCGIPNRMLLPKGKKDGMEFALILAVTDGSYDATHTDAADSEHGGSHALCGSHGEIYPDKRPMGFPLDRSVPDKRVFDETTNFKYRIVKVFHEQHDHDL, encoded by the exons ATGAAAGCATTTGTCTTCATAGCTCTGGTGGCCTCTGCCGCTGGCTGGCCAAGTTCCAACTCGGGTAGCCTTACTGGTTTCCAGGGAGATGCTTCTG GTGTTTCCACAGCAAAGAAGCAACAGGATATAAATCACCTGTTATGGAAGGTATATGAGCCCCTGAAATATGATGACCTGAAGAGTATTGCAGCATCTTTTAAGCCAGAGGCTGACGGATCCATCTACAAAGATGCAGGCGTGGCTGCTCGTCACTTGGTCAAGGAACTCAAAGAGAACATGCTTCTTGAGCAACACCATTGGTTCTCACTCTTTAATGATCGCCACCGGGAGGAAGCTCTCAAACTGTTTGATGTCTTCATGAACTGCAAGACATGGGACTGTTTGGTAAACAACGCTGCATACTGGCATGAATACGTTAATGAGGGCGAATATGTCTATGCTTTGTACACTGCTGTTATTCATTCTGAATTAGGCAAAGGGGTTATCTTGCCTCCTCTCTATGAAGTTACTCCTCATATGTTCACAAACAGTGAAGTCATCCAGAAAGCTTACACTGCTAAGATGAAAAATACCCCAGGTAAATTTGAGATGAAATTCACTGGTACCAAAAAGAACAAGGAGCAACGTATTGCCTATTTTGGAGAAGATATTGGCATGAATGTGCATCATGTTACATGGCACATGGATTACCCTTTCTGGTGGAAAGACTCTTATGGACATCATTTGGATCGTAAGGGAGAACTCTTCTTCTGGGTTCATCATCAACTTACAGTTCGTTTTGATGCTGAACGTCTCTCCAACTGGCTTGATGTAGTTGATGAACTTCATTGGGAAAGCCCAATTGCCGAAGGATTTTCCCCAGAAACCATCTACAAGTATGGAGGAGAATTCCCAGCCCGTCCAGATAATGTTGAATTTCAAGACGTTGACGGCGTAGCAAGAGTTCATGACATGATCATCACTGAAACACGTGTTCGTGATGCTATTGCCCTTGGATATATCACAGACAAAGAAGGAAATATCATTGACATCATGAATGATGAAGGTATTGACAAACTTGGAGATATCATTGAATCTTCTCTATATAGCCCTAATGTCCAGTATTATGGTCAGCTGCACAATCTTGCTCACATTATGCTTGGTCGCCAAAGTGATCCTCAAGGCAAGTATAACAGACCCCCGGGAGTAATGGAACATTTTGAAACTGCCACCAGAGATCCAAGTTTCTTCCGTCTTCATAAGTATATGGATAACATCTTCAAAGAGCACAAAGATTTACTTCCTCCATATACAAAGGAAGACCTTGATTTTGCTGGTGTCTCAGTTGAAAATATTGGCATTGAGGGAGAGCTAAAAACATACTTTGAAGATTATGAATTTGACCTCCGTAATGCTGTAGATAGTGCCAATGGTATTGAAGATGTTGAACTGAAAGCAAATGTGCATAGATTGAATCATAAGAAATTCTCATTTGTTGCTGATGTTAATAACAACAATGGGGCTGAAGTTCTGGCCACTTTCCGTATCTTCTTGTGCCCGCAGTATGATAACAACTTGCAGGAATACACATTAAACAATGGCCACTGGCAGTGTATTGAAATGGACAAGTTCTGGAAAAAGT TGTCCCCCGGAGGTAACCATGTTGTCCGCAAATCAACCGACTCCTCGGTCACTGTTCCCGACATTCCTCCTTTCCAAACGTTGATTGAAGCTGCTGACCAGGCTGTGGCGGGTAATGGAATGCTCAACTTACCCGGACAAGGACGCTCCTGTGGTATCCCCAATAGGATGCTTCTACCCAAGGGTAAGAAGGATGGTATGGAGTTTGCCCTCATTTTGGCAGTGACAGATGGATCCTACGATGCCACTCACACTGATGCCGCTGACAGTGAGCATGGAGGCAGCCACGCCCTCTGTGGGTCCCATGGAGAAATCTACCCTGACAAGCGGCCAATGGGATTCCCACTGGACCGCAGTGTTCCAGACAAGAGGGTATTTGATGAAACCACCAATTTCAAGTATAGGATCGTCAAAGTCTTCCACGAACAACATGACCACGACCTTTAG